CCTCAGAAGATAAAGTAAGATTTGGCATCATTATTCTTAATCTTTGTAAGCCGCCTTCTTTTATAGTTATACTCACTAAATAGCTCATCAAAATAGGTCTCGGACTGTCCTGTATTATTTGTCCCATTTTAATTGTTTTGACGATTAAATCTAAAGCCTCCTTCTCTCTACCTTGAGTTAAAAGATAATTAGCCTTAATTGAATTCAATTTAGCTATATCTATCAAACCTGACATACCGGGAAAAATTATGTCGTGCCCTATAGTTTTTGGATCTTGCCATTCAGGAATTTGAAAATAAGAAAGCTCTAAGGCTTTTTCAAAATACCCAAAAACTTCTTCATTGTTTTTTATTAATTCTTCAGCAAATTCAGAATCCCATTTTTCCCCCATGCTCATCTTTGTAAAAAGTTCGAGTTTTTCTTTTGGCAGATGGATTTTTTCACTACCCTGAATAAGGAAATAAAAAGCATTTTCTTCCTTTGGGATTTCTATTTTTGAGAGCCACAGATCGCTATCATCAATAAGAGGTTCATCTCTTCCCCAAAATATATTTAAAAAGAATATGCTAATTAGTAATCCGACAACCAGTATCCCTAAAATTCCAGGTATAACATACTTTATTTTCTTGCCTCGTGCTGGTTCCTCATAAAGAATTCCAGCTTTAATTTCTTTCAGATTGTTATAAATTAAAAATCCATAAATTAAAAAAAATGGTAAAACAAACAATTGAATGAAATAACCTATTACTTCGATTACTTGGCCTTCTACTTGTTTATTTTCTATGCCAAAAAAAATTAAAGCAAAAACTAGAAATAATCCTAATCCTATAATCAAACCTAAAGCCAAAAATCTACCTAGGACTCCCAAGAATTTTCCTTTGACTAAATATTTACTTCTAAATAAAGCATCAAACCCTTTCCTTTCTTCAAAAACCGAAATAAAGATGGCCAAAGAAAACCAAATAGAAAATAAAATCCCGGGAATTATAAAAAGCAAAAAACCTCCAGCAATAATTATGGTTAATAGAAAATAAACCCAAATGTAAGAACCTAATATTTTAAGTCCTCTTTTATAAGACTCTTTTATACCGGTATTCTCTTTAAGGTTATAAAGCAAAGACGGTATAGCCCATAACCAAAGAAAAAAGAAACCTAGATAAGAAATTGTAACTATAACAGAAAACCAAACAGAATATTTTATAGAGGTACCAGTCAAAAAATACACCAAATTCCAAAACAAAAACGAAAATCCAACGGGCAATCCAATTATCCCCAATAAAGTTTTAATTTTAAGGCAATAAATTCTCCAACCCTCTTTAAGAAGTTGGGCGATGTTCTTAGGCTTTTCTGAATAACCTTTTGGGGGATATTCAGAATAAGAAAAATTTTCATTGTCCATATTTTTTCTAAGTTTTTATTCTCCTATGATTTATTTTAATAAATAAATTTTAAAAAACAAGCAAAATAACTTTTTCACAAGTGAGTNNNNNNNNNNNNNNNNNNNNNNNNNNNNNNNNNNNNNNNNNNNNNNNNNNNNNNNNNNNNNNNNNNNNNNNNNNNNNNNNNNNNNNNNNNNNNNNNNNNNNNNNNNNNNNNNNNNNNNNNNNNNNNNNNNNNNNNNNNNNNNNNNNNNNNNNNNNNNNNNNNNNNNNNNNNNNNNATCCCCTTAAATTCTTTTCCTTGATTTATGAACTAAATTTGGTAAGATAATAAAGAAAGTTTGAACTGATTTAATTTGAATGCCCAAAGGGGCAGCTAGCTCAAAGGCAGAGCATCTCTTTGACGTAGAGAAGGTTAGAGGTTCGAGTCCTCTGCTGCCCACAGATAGAAAATGAAAGAAATGAAGATAATTTACCAAGACGAAAACCTTTTAGTTATAGATAAGCCAGCTGGGTGGATCGTCTTCCCTGAAGATGAGAGTAAAAATGAATCATCTATCATAGAAGAAACTGTTAAAGATTTTCCTGAGCTTAAAAAAGTTGGGGAAAGCCCAAGATATGGTGCCATTCATCGACTGGATAAAGATACTTCCGGAGTCCTTTTAATCGCCAAGAATAATGATTCTTTGAAATTCTTCCAAGAACAATTCCAAGAAAAGAAGGTTATAAAAGAATACTGGACCCTATGCGTTGGACGAGTGTTGGATAAAAAAGGAATTATAGATACTTTTATGTCTAGAGCACCCGGTGATCGCAGAAAACAAAAGGCACATCCGCCATACGATTTATCGATTAAGGGAGCTACTAGAAAAGCCGTTACTACGTACGAGGTATTGAAAAATTTCGAAAACTATACTTTAATAAAGGTTCTACCTCAAACAGGCAGAAAACACCAGATAAGATGTCACATGGCATATCTCCATCATCCAATAGCTGGAGACCCCTTATATGGATTCAAAAACCAACCACAGCCCGAAGGATTAGAAAGACAATTCCTTCATGCTAGAGGACTGAAAATAAAAATGCCTGACGGTCAAGAAAGAGAATTTATCTCCGAACTTCCGGACGATCTGGCAAAAATATTAGATAAATTAAAAAAACATGAATAAAGTTAAAAAATTTACAGAAGGTCAATTAAGAAACGACCTACCTGAAATCAGGATAGGAGACACAATTAAGCTACATTACAAGTTCACTGAAAAAGGAAAAGAAAGAGTTCAGCCTTTTGAAGCAGTTGTGATTGCCAAGAGAGGAGAGGGTATTTCAACTAACATGACTCTAAGAGGTCCTGCAGCTGGAGTTATGATGGAAAAGATAATACCTATGAATTCGCCAAACATAACCAAGATTGAGATCATTAAAAGAAGTAAAGTTAGAAGATCAAAGCTGTACTACCTAAGAGAGGTTTTTGGTAAAAGAGCAAAGTTAAAGAAAAAAGAAGAGGCACCTAAAGATAAGGTTGAAGAAGTTACTGAAGAGAAATAGGGAGAGAAGGCGCGGGTGCTGAAATTGGTATACAGGCTAGCTTGAGGTGCTAGTGCTCGCAAGAGCGTGGAGGTTCAAGTCCTCTCCCGCGCACAAGGAAGAAAAAGGGGCGGTTAGCTCAGTTGGTTAGAGCGCGTCGCTTACATCGATGAGGCCGCGGGTTCGAATCCTGCACCGCCCACCCTTTAAATACGCCGCGGTAGCTCAGTGGTAGAGCACAATTCTGAAAAAATTGGGGTCGTGAGTTCAATTCTCACCCGCGGCACATTTGTCCTTATTGGCAAAAATTAGACACTGGATACAATCTAAGCATAGAGAACTATCCACTGTCTATATGAATAAAAAAAAGCAAACAAATAATTGCTCTTCGTAAAAAAGGAAAATATATTCTGTAAATACCAAAAAGCACTGTTGCGTGATGGTAAAGAGGTGTAAATTATCTCAAAAACGCAAGAAATGCGGGTGTCGTATAGTGGCTATTATATGTCCTTGCCAAGGATAAGACGGCGGTTCGATCCCGCTCACCCGCTCCAATAAAAGAACGCTGTCTAGGCGTTTTTTTGTTTTAAATATTCTCCAAATCTTTTCATCCCTTCATGAATATCATCTTCTGATCTACCAAAACATATTCTTATATGCCCCTCTCCTCCTTGTCCAAAGTCACTTCCTGGAACCATAGCAACTCTTGTTTTTTTAAGCATATCTATACAAAAGTCTTCTGTGTTATCAACTCCCTTCATTCTGGGAAAAAAATAATATGAACCTATTGGACGAACAAAGCTTAAGTATTCCTTTAGGTCAATTAAATAAATTTCCATGATAGCTCGTCTCTTAAGATAATCTTTATGATAGCTGCTAATAATCGCTTCGTTTCTAAGCCCTGTAATTGCTGCGTATTGAGAGATAACTGGCGCACAGTTTACAAGAACATCATGTACATACAAAATCTCTTCTATGAGCCTTTCTGGGCCGTGCAAGAAGCCAATGCGCCAGCCAGAGAGGGCCAATGATTTAGAAAAGCTAACTATTCTTATTATTCTCTCCTTAAACCTCTCTAGGCTGCAAAGATTGAATAGCTCTCCTTCTTCGTAATAAAGATCCTCATAGACGTCGTCTAAAAAAATTAGCATGTTGTTTCTTTCTGCGATTTCAGCAATCTGCATTAGACGATCTCTTCCCATTACTGACCCAGTTGGATTATTGGGATTACAAATAACAACTCCTCTAGTTTTTTCATTAATTGAATTATTAAAAGATTCTATTGAAATGTCCCATCCATTCTCTTCATCAAGAGGAACTGAAACTATCTTTAAGCCCCTAATTTTCCCTATCCTAGAATAGTAAGAATAGGTTGGAGTAAAAACTATTATCTCCTCGCCCTCTTTTAAGAGAGCAAAGATGGAAGCAGATAAAGCTTCTATTGCTCCTGCGGTAATTATAATTTCTTTCTCCCAAGAATAGCGCATTCCTCTTTTTAATATTCTC
The window above is part of the Candidatus Nealsonbacteria bacterium genome. Proteins encoded here:
- a CDS encoding RluA family pseudouridine synthase; amino-acid sequence: MKIIYQDENLLVIDKPAGWIVFPEDESKNESSIIEETVKDFPELKKVGESPRYGAIHRLDKDTSGVLLIAKNNDSLKFFQEQFQEKKVIKEYWTLCVGRVLDKKGIIDTFMSRAPGDRRKQKAHPPYDLSIKGATRKAVTTYEVLKNFENYTLIKVLPQTGRKHQIRCHMAYLHHPIAGDPLYGFKNQPQPEGLERQFLHARGLKIKMPDGQEREFISELPDDLAKILDKLKKHE
- the rplS gene encoding 50S ribosomal protein L19 is translated as MNKVKKFTEGQLRNDLPEIRIGDTIKLHYKFTEKGKERVQPFEAVVIAKRGEGISTNMTLRGPAAGVMMEKIIPMNSPNITKIEIIKRSKVRRSKLYYLREVFGKRAKLKKKEEAPKDKVEEVTEEK
- a CDS encoding pyridoxal phosphate-dependent aminotransferase encodes the protein MNRKISAIKRIEEMAGKLDGVISLAQGIPSFPSHEIIRREVIKAVERNLVDKYSPVAGLPELRSLVSERILKRGMRYSWEKEIIITAGAIEALSASIFALLKEGEEIIVFTPTYSYYSRIGKIRGLKIVSVPLDEENGWDISIESFNNSINEKTRGVVICNPNNPTGSVMGRDRLMQIAEIAERNNMLIFLDDVYEDLYYEEGELFNLCSLERFKERIIRIVSFSKSLALSGWRIGFLHGPERLIEEILYVHDVLVNCAPVISQYAAITGLRNEAIISSYHKDYLKRRAIMEIYLIDLKEYLSFVRPIGSYYFFPRMKGVDNTEDFCIDMLKKTRVAMVPGSDFGQGGEGHIRICFGRSEDDIHEGMKRFGEYLKQKNA